In Anas platyrhynchos isolate ZD024472 breed Pekin duck chromosome 7, IASCAAS_PekinDuck_T2T, whole genome shotgun sequence, one genomic interval encodes:
- the ASB1 gene encoding ankyrin repeat and SOCS box protein 1, whose amino-acid sequence MAEGSPPGAAPGGGDPAASLGASGGHAGRNLKEWLREQFCDHPLEHCEDTRLHDAAYVGDLPTLKSLLQEESFQSRINEKSVWCCGWLPCTPLRIAATAGHGPCVDFLLRKGAEIDLVDVKGQTALYVAVVNGHLECAKILLEAGADPNGSRHHRSTPVYHAARVGRADILRELIRYGADVDVNHHLASRVSSLSLRPLTTLVVCPLYISAAYHNLQCFRLLLQAGANPDFNCCGPINIQGFSRGSPVCVMDAVLRHGCDAAFIHLLIDFGANLNLVKVEALEFDSTGRVKVNPEALQVFKEARGRARSLLSLCRIAVRRILGKSRLDLIHILPVPDPIKQFLLHEHS is encoded by the exons ATGGCCGAgggcagccccccaggagcCGCCCCGGGCGGCGGGGACCCGGCCGCCTCTTTGGGCGCCTCGGGAGGGCACGCAG GTCGTAACCTGAAGGAGTGGCTGCGGGAGCAGTTCTGCGACCACCCCCTGGAGCACTGCGAGGACACGCGGCTGCACGACGCAGCCTACGTCGGGGACTTGCCCACGCTCAAGAGCTTGCTGCAAGAGGAGAGCTTCCAAAG CCGGATCAACGAGAAGTCGGTGTGGTGCTGCGGCTGGCTGCCCTGCACCCCGCTGCGCATCGCCGCCACCGCCGGCCATGGCCCCTGCGTCGACTTCCTCCTGCGCAAAGGGGCCGAGATCGACCTGGTGGATGTCAAGGGGCAGACCGCCCTCTACGTGGCCGTGGTCAACGGGCACCTCGAGTGTGccaagatcctcctggaagccgGGGCTGACCCCAATGGCAGCCGGCACCACCGCAGCACCCCCGTTTACCACGCGGCGCGCGTGGGCCGGGCAGACATCCTGCGGGAGCTGATCAG GTACGGCGCAGACGTGGACGTGAACCACCACCTGGCTTCTCGCgtctccagcctctccttgcGGCCCCTCACCACGCTGGTGGTGTGCCCGCTCTACATCAGCGCCGCCTACCACAACCTGCAGTGCTTCAGGCTGCTCCTCCAGGCCGGGGCCAACCCCGATTTCAATTGCTGTGGCCCCATCAACATCCAGGGCTTCTCCCGGGGCTCCCCCGTCTGCGTGATGGATGCCGTCCTGCGGCACGGCTGCGACGCGGCGTTCATCCACCTCCTGATTGACTTTGGAGCCAACCTCAACCTGGTCAAAGTGGAGGCCTTGGAGTTTGACTCCACGGGAAGGGTCAAAGTGAACCCTGAGGCTCTGCAGGTCTTCAAAGAAGCACGGG GCCGTGCCCGGAGCCTGTTGTCTCTCTGCCGCATAGCTGTACGGAGAATACTGGGCAAATCTCGTCTGGATCTGATCCATATCCTTCCCGTCCCAGACCCcattaaacaatttttacttCACGAACACAGTTAA